The Oharaeibacter diazotrophicus genomic interval GCACGGGTCGCCACATTGCGCCATCCTGGTGCCGGACCGTGCGAACGGTCCGGACCGGATCACTGGGCGGTGTTGAGGTGGTCGCTGACGCTGGTGAAGGTGTCCGAGACCTTGGTGCCGAGCGTGGTGGCGGCGCCGATGATCGCGACGGCGATCAGCGAGGCGATGAGGCCGTATTCGATGGCGGTCGCACCCGACTCGTTGGCAACGAAACGCTTGACGAGCTTCTTCATGACGATCTCCTTGCTCACTCTCTGACAGCACGGGTTCTCTGGTCGATTGTTTTTGCCTGACCGCTCTGAACCGAAGCCGACACTAGAGGGTGGGCCTTGCCATGAAGTTAAAATCGACGGCTTTCGGCCCGGGAACATCGTCGGTTCTTCTGTTGGTTAAAGTAAACTCACCGGAACATTCGGGAGGACTTCGTTAACTCTGAAGCAGCGCGGAAACGCGCACCGCCGTCGCGGTTCGACGGCCGTATTCGTGGTTTGTTTACCATCTTGCCCCAGTGTCGGGACCGCACGAGGACCTGGAGGTTTCGATGGACGGTCGTTTCTGGATCGCTGCCGCGCTCGCGACGGCCGTGAGCGGAACCGCGTCCGCGGATCAGGTCTCGGTCACGCTCGACCAGGCGAAGATCGTGCGCATGGCCGCGCCGGCGGGCACCGTCATCATCGGCAACCCCGCGATCGCCGACGCGACCCTGCAGGACGCGCAGACGCTGGTGATCACCGGCCGCGCCTACGGCACCACCAACCTGCTCGTGCTCGACGCGTCCGGCGAGCCGATCGCCGACGACCAGCTCGTCGTCCAGGCGCCGACCGAGACCGTGACCGTCTACCGCGGCGCCGCCCGGGCGTCGCTGTCCTGCTCGCCGGTCTGCCAGCCGACGCTGGTGCCGGGCGACGCCCCCGACTTCTTCACCGCGACGCAACTGCAGGCGACCGCCCGCGCCGGCAACGCCACCGGGCAGACCGGCAACACCCCGCCGGCGAGCGAGAACCGCTGACCGGCCGCGGCAACGGCGGACGCCGTCAACCCGGCGTTCACCATGTCTGGGCGGCCGGACGGGTATCGGTGCGACTTATACCCTTCCTCAACCCGGGCGTGGCGAGATCGCTGGACGAATGCTCCCCGTGGAGCGTCAAGAGCACCGGCGACCGGGAATGGCAGAGAACACGAGAGCCCCGACCGTCGATCGCGACCGCCCCCGCCGCGGCCTGTTCGCGCGTTTCGGACGCGGACGCGACGGCGCGGTGGCGCTCGAATTCGCGATCGTCTCGATCCCGTTCTTCGCGTTGATGTTCGCGATCATCGAGACGGCGCTTATGTTCTTCGTCTCGCAGATCCTCGACACCGCGGTGACCAAGGCGTCGCGGCAGATCCGGACCGGGCAGGCGCAGCAGGCGGGTATGGACGCCGGCGCCTTCAAGACCCAGGTCTGCAACTCGATGCTCGGTCTCGTCGACTGCCGCGCCAACCTCTACGTCGACGTCAAGACCTACGCCAGCTTCGGCAGCTACGCGCCGACGTCGCCGGTCGATCCGACCACCAAGCAGATGAAGCCGACGACCTACTCGCCGGGTGGTAGCGGCTCGATCGTGGTCGTGCGCGCCTTCTACGCCTGGCCGACCTACTTCACTCCGCTCAGCGCCAACGCCACCAAGCTGGCCGACGGCCGGCGCCTGCTCGGCGCCGTGGTGGCGTTCCGCAACGAGCCCTTCCCCTGGTGACCGGCCCATGGCCCCCCTGACCACCCTCGCCCGCCGTCTCCTGGCCCTCGCCCGGTCGAACCGCGGCGTTTCGGCGGTCGAGTTCGCGCTGATCCTGCCGGTGATGCTGCTGCTCTACGCCGGCGGTGTCGAGCTCAGCGAGGCGCTGTCGGTCGACCGCAAGGTCAACCGGGTGTCGAGCACGATCTGCGACCTGGTCTCCCAGGTCTCGAACGTGTCGAGCAGCGACATGACCGACATCTTCAACGCCTCCGCCGCGATCCTGGAGCCCTACTCCACCGGCACGTCGCTGAAGATGCAGATCCTCGTCGTCGACATCGGCTCGACCAAGCAGACCGTGAACTGGTCCAAGGCCAAGAACGATTCGGTCTACGCCAAGGGCGTGACGTCGCCGATCACCGTTCCGTCGGCGATCGCCGTCGTCGGCACCCAGGTCGTGATCGCCCGCGTGCGCTACAGCTACCAGTCGCCGTTCGGCGACCTGATGAAGTCGGTCACCGGGCACGACACCTACGACCTCGAGCACGTCTTCATGATGCGCCCGCGCCTCGGGACGTCGATCACCTTCTCGTCCTGAACGGCGGCAGGATTAACGGGGCGTCAACGCCGCGGCGCGCATCCTGCTGATCCGGTGGCCGTGCAAGGGGCCGACCGCCCGCTCGTCCGCCCTGCGCCGAGGCCCGCACTTGTCCGCCCGCGACACCCAGACGACCGGATCCAAGCGCTCGCTCGCCCCGCTCGGCGCGGTGGTGATCGCGATCGCGGCCTTCGCCTGCGTCGAGGCGACCGGCTGGGTGATGCGCCAGACCGACCGTACCAACTTCCTGGCGCGGGCGTTCTCCCACACCGAGGCCACGCTGAAGGCCGCCGTCGACCCGCGCTTCCAGACCAAGGCCGACGAGATCGCCCGCGTCCTGACGCGCCTCGTCGTGATCGACGCCATCAAGGGCGCCGCCCTGTTCGACGGCAGCGGCCATCTGCAGGACAGCTTCGGCGAGCGCACCGAGACCGGCTTCGAATCGATCCTGCGCGTGCCCTCCAACGTGTTCGGCACCGCGGACCCGACCCGCGCCGAGTTCTACCTCGCTCCCGCCGTCACCGGCACGCCGTTCCACCTCCTGGTGCGCACCGACGTCGGCGAGATGGCCGGCCTCGAGGGGCTGGCGGGCCGACGCATCACGGCGCTGGCCGCCGCCGCCGCGGCCGCCGCGGGGGCGACGACGCTGCTGTTCGTGTGGTTCGGCGTCGCCGTGCCGATCCGGCGCATCGTCGCAGTGGCCGAGAAGGCGATCGCCCATCCCGGGATGGCCGACGTCGGTCCGCCGATCCGTGGCGCCGCCGGCGAACTGGCGACGCTGGCGGCCGGTGTCGAGCGGCTGCGGTCGTCGCTCGCCGAGATCTGGCGCACCAAGGTGCTGGTGGCCGACGCCATTCTGGAGAGTGCGCCCTTCGCGGTGGTTCAGCTCGCCCCGGACGGCTCGCCGATCTTCGGCAACCCGGCGGCGACGGCGCTGTTCGGCCATGACGTCGCCCACGGTGCCGACCCCGGCGTGCCGGTGATCGTGCGCGACCTCGAGACCGCCGAGCGCACCGTCCTGCGCGAACATTTCGAGCGCCACGGCGGCGCTCCCCGGCTGGTCGAGATCGCCGGCTCGACCGGCGATCACTACGCCCAAGCCGCGAGCCTCGTCGTCGGTGCGGACACCCGGTCGCCGACGACCATCGCCATGTTCGCCGACGTGACCGCCACCCACGGTGCGCGGCTGGGCGCCGAGGGCGAGCGCGACCGCCTCGCGGCGCTGGCGCGCCTGATGGCGCGCCGCGAGGCCGAACTCAAGTTTTCGCTCGAGACCAGCCTGACGCTGCTGTCCGGCGACGCGCGCGGCCGCGAGGCCCATCTCGACATCGCCCCGTTCGCACGGGAATGGCTCGACACCGCCACCGCCGCCGGGCTCGTCGTCGCCCGCTCCGCCGTCAACGAGGACGCCCCGCCGGTGGCCGGCCCGCGCGAGGACCTGCGCGCCACGATGCGACTCGCGCTGTTGCTCGCCTACGCCCGCTCGGCTCGCCCGCCGGTGCAGATGCTGGTCGAGGTCAAGGGCATCAACTTCGAGACCGTCGGCCTCACCGTCCGCGCCACCGGGGCGGAAGGGGTCGGCGAGGAGACGCTCGGCGTCGACTGGCAGCTGCCGCTCGGGGCGCTGCGCGCCGCGGTGCGCCGCGTCGGGGGCCAGATGTCCGAGGTCGTGGTCGAGGAGGACGAGGTGATCGTCCGCATCGTGCTGCGCGGCGCCGCCGAACGCCTGACCGCCACCCGCAAGAAAGCCTGATCGGCGACCGTCGCGAGATCGCCATCGATCACCGGCAGAAGGTTGCGAGAGCCCCTCGCGCCGCAGGTGACCCCTTGCCCTCCATCTCGACCGTCGTGTTCGACATCGGCAACGTGCTGATCCGCTGGGATCCCCGCTTCCTCTACCGCGAGCTGATCGACGACGAGGCGCGGATGGAGCGCTTCCTCGCGGAGGTCTGCACCCCCGCCTGGAACCTCGAGCAGGACCGCGGCCGCGACTGGGCCGAGGCGGTGGCCGAGCTCGTCGCCCGCCATCCCGGCGACGCCGACCTGATCCGGGCGTTCGACGAACGCTGGAGCGAGATGGTGCCGGGGCCGATCGAGGGCAGCGTCGCGATCCTGGAGGAGCTTTCCGCCGCCGGCGTACCGCTCTACGCCATCACCAACTTCTCCGCCGCCAAGTGGGCCGAGACGCGGGCGCGCTTTTCCTTCCTCGACCTGTTCGGCGAGATCGTGGTCTCCGCGCACGAGCGTGTGCTGAAGCCCGACCCGACGATCTACCGGCTGCTGTTCGACCGCCGCGGCATCGATCCGCGCACGGCGGTGTTCGTCGACGACAGCGCCGCCAACGTCGCCGGCGCCGAGGCGGTCGGCATGACCGCGATCCGCTTCACCGATCCGGCCGACCTCAGGATGCGGCTGCGCGACCTCGGCCTGCCGCTGGCGGGCTGAGGAAGCGGCTCACGGCGACAGCACGAGCCGGCCGCCCGAGACCTCGACCCGGCCGAGCCGACCGAGAAACGACATGCCGAGCAGATTGCCGGCGAGGGCCGCGTCGGGCAGCACCAGCGCCTCGACCGCGGCGATCCGGATCGCTCCGACCTCGACCGCGTCGAGCGTCGCCGGGGCGGCCATGACGCGGCCGTTGGCGGTCGTGACCGGCACGACGTAGTCCGTCGGCGCCGGCCGGATACCGAGCTTGGCTGCGTCGCCGGCGCGCAGCGCCACCGTGGTCGCGCCGGTATCGGCGAGGAAGCCGAGACGGACGCCGCCGACACGGGCGTCGAGCCGGAAGTGGCCGCTCGCATCGGCGGGGACGACGACGTCGCCGAGACGGGTGCCGCCGCTCGGTCGCGGCGCGGCGGCCGCGACAGCGTCCGGCTCCGGAGCCGGGGTTGCGAAGCGGTCGGCGAGCGCGCGGATCTCCGGCACCGCGGCGGTGAGGAGCAGCGCGGCGAACGCGGTGGAGAACAGCAGCTTCGACATCGGCGCGTCCGGGGTGGGCGACGGCGCGAGCATCGCAGACCCGGCTTGACCGCGCCTTAACCCGCGCGTGCGGCCCGAGCCCGGCGGGCCATCGTGCCGTTCGCCCGGTCAGATCGCCCGTGGCAGCGTCGCGGCGCGGGTGCGGATGGCGTCGGCATCGGGCAGGCTCGGCTGTGCGCCGAGGCGCTCGACCGCGAGGCTGCCGGCGGCGACGCCGTCGGCGACCGCCTCGGCGATGCCGGCGCCGCGGTCGAGGGCGGCGGCGAGCGCGCCGACGAAGGCGTCGCCGGCGGCGGTGGTGTCGACGACGGAGACGCGCGGGGACGGCAGGCGGATCTCGAGGTCGCCCTCGACGGCGTAGGCGCCCTCGGCGCCGAGCGTGACCACGACCGCGCCGCCGGAGCGCTTGGCGAAGGCGCGGGCGAAGGCGAAGGGCTCGTCGGGCAGGCCGATGCCGCGGGCGACCTCCGCGGCCTCGTGCTCGTTGACCACCAGTACGTCGACGAGGCGGCCGAGTTCCTCGTCGACCGGACCGGCCGGCGCGGCGTTGAGGACGATGCGGGCGCCGCGGGCGCTCGCGGCCCGGGCGGCCTCGCGCAGCGCCGGCTCGGGGCACTCGAACTGCAATAGCAGCGTGTCGGCGGCGCCGATCCGCCGGCCGACCGCCTCCGGGCGGGCGAGCCGATTGGCGCCGCTCGCCACCACGATCATGTTCTCGGCGGCACGGTCGACCGCGATCATCGCGATCCCCGTCGGTGCGTCGACGGTGGCGACGTCGGCGACGTCGACGCCGTCGGCGACCAGGAGTTCGAGGCCCTTGTCGCGGAAGCCGTCGGCGCCGACCGCGCCGACCATGGCGACGGCCGCGCCGGCCCGGCGGGCGGCGAGCGCCTGGTTGGCGCCCTTGCCGCCAGGGAAGACGTCGTAGCCGGGGCCCTTGACGGTCTCGCCGGGGCCGGGCAGCCGGTCGACGCGGGCGACCAAGTCGACGTTGATGGATCCGAACACCACGATCACGGCACGACTCCCGCCCTTCTCATACCTGTCCCGGACCGTTCCGAGCGGTCACTTGGTGCCGTACATGCGGTCGCCGGCGTCGCCGAGGCCGGGGACGATGTAGCCCTTCTCGTTGAGATGGTCGTCGATCGCCGCGGTGAACACCGGCACGTCCGGATGGGCGGCGGTGAAGTTGGCGATGCCCTCGGGCGCCGCGAGCAGGCAGACGAAGCGGATGTCGCGCGCGCCGCGCTCCTTCAGCTTGGTCACCGCCGCGATCGAGGAGTTGGCGGTGGCCAGCATCGGGTCGACGACGATGGTCAGGCGGTCCGAGAGGTCCTGCGGCGCCTTGAAGTAGTATTCGACCGGCTGCAGGGTCTCGTGATCGCGGTAGATGCCGATGTGGGCGACGCGGGCCGCCGGCACCAGGTCGAGCATGCCCTCGAGCAGGCCGTTGCCGGCGCGCAGGATCGAGGCGAACACCAGCTTCTTGCCGACCAGGATCGGCGCCTTCATCGGCTGCAACGGGGTCTCGATCTCGACCTCGGTGAGCTCGAGGTCGCGGGTGACCTCGTAGCAGAGCAGCGTCGAGATCTCGCGCAACAGGCGGCGGAAGCTCGCGGTCGAGGTCTCCCTGTCGCGCATGATCGTGAGCTTGTGCTGCACCAGCGGGTGATCGATGACCTTGACGCCGTCCATGCCCTGTCGTGCTCCCGTTCGTCCCGCCGACCCTACTCCGCCGCACCGTCACGGCAAGCGGGCGCCACGTCCCCGTCCACCTAAATGATCGCCGCCGCCGGCGAAAGCCTCGATCGCAGCCGCGCCTTGGTGGCCTCGTCGCAGAAGGCGGCCTCGAGGGCCGCGCTGGAGATGGCGAGGAGATCGGCGTCGGTGCAACCGAAGTGCTCGGCGGCGAGCGCGTATTCGCGCGCCATCGAGGTGTGGAAGAACGGCGGGTCGTCCGAGCTCAGCGTCACCGTCACACCGGCCGCCCGGAGCGCCGGGAAGGGGTGGGACGCGAAGTCGGGGAAGACGCCGAGGGCGACGTTGGAGCCCGGGCAGCATTCTAGCACGACGCCCTCGGCGGCGAGCCGGCGGACGAGATCCGGATCCTCGATCGCGCGGACGCCGTGGCCGATGCGGCGGACCGGGATGGCGTCGAGGGTGGCGCGTACCATCTCGGCGCCGCAAACTTCGCCGGCGTGGCAGGTCAGCGGAAGGCCGGCCTCGGTGGCGATCGCGAAGGCGGGGGCGAAGTCGGCGGGCATGCCCATGCGCTCGTCGCCGGCCATGCCGAAGCCGACCACCTCGGGCAGGAGGTGCTCGACCGCGGTGCGCGCGGCGGCGACCGCCGCCTCCGGCCCGAAGTGACGCTCGATCAGCGGGATGATCCGGCCGACGATGCCGTGCTCGCGCTCGGCCCGGCGGAGGCCCTCGGCGATGCCGCCGAGATAGTCCGTGTAGGCGATGCCCTGACGGCGGGCGTGGTCGGGCGAGACGAAGACCTCGGTGTAGATCACGCCCTCGGCGGCCGACGCAGCGAGATAGGCGGCGGCGAGGTCGGCGAAGTCCTCGGCGCTGCGGAACACCGCGGCGACGCGGTCGTAGGCGGCGAGGAAGGACGTGAAGTCGCTCCAGGCGTAGCCGCCGGCGGCGTCGAACAGGCCGGTGACGTCGATGCCGCGCTCGGCGGCCTTGGCGGCGACGAGGGCGGGCGGCGCCGCGCCCTCGACGTGGCAGTGCAGTTCGACCTTGGGGATCATGGACGTAGGGGTTCCGGGAAGCGGGATCAGAGCATGGAGCGGCCGTGCCGGCCGGGCGCGAGGCCGAGCCAGGCGGCGACGGTCTCGCCGA includes:
- a CDS encoding ribokinase — translated: MIVVFGSINVDLVARVDRLPGPGETVKGPGYDVFPGGKGANQALAARRAGAAVAMVGAVGADGFRDKGLELLVADGVDVADVATVDAPTGIAMIAVDRAAENMIVVASGANRLARPEAVGRRIGAADTLLLQFECPEPALREAARAASARGARIVLNAAPAGPVDEELGRLVDVLVVNEHEAAEVARGIGLPDEPFAFARAFAKRSGGAVVVTLGAEGAYAVEGDLEIRLPSPRVSVVDTTAAGDAFVGALAAALDRGAGIAEAVADGVAAGSLAVERLGAQPSLPDADAIRTRAATLPRAI
- a CDS encoding Flp family type IVb pilin codes for the protein MKKLVKRFVANESGATAIEYGLIASLIAVAIIGAATTLGTKVSDTFTSVSDHLNTAQ
- a CDS encoding TadE/TadG family type IV pilus assembly protein; this translates as MALEFAIVSIPFFALMFAIIETALMFFVSQILDTAVTKASRQIRTGQAQQAGMDAGAFKTQVCNSMLGLVDCRANLYVDVKTYASFGSYAPTSPVDPTTKQMKPTTYSPGGSGSIVVVRAFYAWPTYFTPLSANATKLADGRRLLGAVVAFRNEPFPW
- the upp gene encoding uracil phosphoribosyltransferase, translating into MDGVKVIDHPLVQHKLTIMRDRETSTASFRRLLREISTLLCYEVTRDLELTEVEIETPLQPMKAPILVGKKLVFASILRAGNGLLEGMLDLVPAARVAHIGIYRDHETLQPVEYYFKAPQDLSDRLTIVVDPMLATANSSIAAVTKLKERGARDIRFVCLLAAPEGIANFTAAHPDVPVFTAAIDDHLNEKGYIVPGLGDAGDRMYGTK
- a CDS encoding pilus assembly protein N-terminal domain-containing protein gives rise to the protein MDGRFWIAAALATAVSGTASADQVSVTLDQAKIVRMAAPAGTVIIGNPAIADATLQDAQTLVITGRAYGTTNLLVLDASGEPIADDQLVVQAPTETVTVYRGAARASLSCSPVCQPTLVPGDAPDFFTATQLQATARAGNATGQTGNTPPASENR
- a CDS encoding TadE/TadG family type IV pilus assembly protein, with the translated sequence MAPLTTLARRLLALARSNRGVSAVEFALILPVMLLLYAGGVELSEALSVDRKVNRVSSTICDLVSQVSNVSSSDMTDIFNASAAILEPYSTGTSLKMQILVVDIGSTKQTVNWSKAKNDSVYAKGVTSPITVPSAIAVVGTQVVIARVRYSYQSPFGDLMKSVTGHDTYDLEHVFMMRPRLGTSITFSS
- a CDS encoding retropepsin-like aspartic protease family protein, with amino-acid sequence MSKLLFSTAFAALLLTAAVPEIRALADRFATPAPEPDAVAAAAPRPSGGTRLGDVVVPADASGHFRLDARVGGVRLGFLADTGATTVALRAGDAAKLGIRPAPTDYVVPVTTANGRVMAAPATLDAVEVGAIRIAAVEALVLPDAALAGNLLGMSFLGRLGRVEVSGGRLVLSP
- a CDS encoding adenosine deaminase produces the protein MIPKVELHCHVEGAAPPALVAAKAAERGIDVTGLFDAAGGYAWSDFTSFLAAYDRVAAVFRSAEDFADLAAAYLAASAAEGVIYTEVFVSPDHARRQGIAYTDYLGGIAEGLRRAEREHGIVGRIIPLIERHFGPEAAVAAARTAVEHLLPEVVGFGMAGDERMGMPADFAPAFAIATEAGLPLTCHAGEVCGAEMVRATLDAIPVRRIGHGVRAIEDPDLVRRLAAEGVVLECCPGSNVALGVFPDFASHPFPALRAAGVTVTLSSDDPPFFHTSMAREYALAAEHFGCTDADLLAISSAALEAAFCDEATKARLRSRLSPAAAII
- a CDS encoding HAD family hydrolase codes for the protein MPSISTVVFDIGNVLIRWDPRFLYRELIDDEARMERFLAEVCTPAWNLEQDRGRDWAEAVAELVARHPGDADLIRAFDERWSEMVPGPIEGSVAILEELSAAGVPLYAITNFSAAKWAETRARFSFLDLFGEIVVSAHERVLKPDPTIYRLLFDRRGIDPRTAVFVDDSAANVAGAEAVGMTAIRFTDPADLRMRLRDLGLPLAG